Genomic DNA from Streptosporangiales bacterium:
CGCCGGTACTGCTGCCCCACCTCGCCGACCGCGCGCTGACGCGCAAGCGGTTCCCCGACGGCGTCGAGTCCGAGCCGTTCTTCGAGAAGAACGCGCCGTCGCACACGCCCGACTGGGTGCGGACGGAGGTGCTGCCGACGCCGGGGAGCACGATGGGCCGCGAGACGCTGCGGTTCGTCGTCGTCGAGGACCTCGCGACGGTCGTCTGGCTCGCGAACCTCGCCGCGCTCGAGCTGCACCTACCCCAGTGGCGCGTCGACGCGGGCGGCGACGTGCACGACCCCGACCTCGTCGTGTTCGACCTCGACCCCGGACCGCCCGCCGACATCGTCGCCTGCAGCCGCGTCGCGGTGCTGCTGCGAGACGCGCTCGCGGAGGACGGCCTCGAGGCGTACGCGAAGACGAGCGGCCGCAAGGGCATGCAGCTCTACGTGCCGATCGCCGAGACGCCGGCCGAACGCACCTCCGCGTACGCGAAGGGCCTGGCGGAGCGGCTCGAGAAG
This window encodes:
- a CDS encoding ATP-dependent DNA ligase, whose product is MSSVLVDVEGQTLKLSNLEKVLYPETGFTKAEVIDYYTRIAPVLLPHLADRALTRKRFPDGVESEPFFEKNAPSHTPDWVRTEVLPTPGSTMGRETLRFVVVEDLATVVWLANLAALELHLPQWRVDAGGDVHDPDLVVFDLDPGPPADIVACSRVAVLLRDALAEDGLEAYAKTSGRKGMQLYVPIAETPAERTSAYAKGLAERLEKANPKLVVSRMTKNLRKDKVFIDWSQNNAFKTTIAPYSLRAAPTPTVSTPVEWAEVEACTHVRDLRFEAEDVLTRVAEGGNLLAPLIDGPHHELPA